One window of the Eucalyptus grandis isolate ANBG69807.140 chromosome 8, ASM1654582v1, whole genome shotgun sequence genome contains the following:
- the LOC104415855 gene encoding histone H3.2: MARTKQTARKSTGGKAPRKQLATKAARKSAPATGGVKKPHRFRPGTVALREIRKYQKSTELLIRKLPFQRLVREIAQDFKTDLRFQSSAVSALQEAAEAYLVGLFEDTNLCAIHAKRVTIMPKDIQLARRIRGERA; the protein is encoded by the coding sequence ATGGCGAGAACCAAGCAGACGGCGCGGAAGTCCACCGGCGGCAAGGCACCGAGGAAGCAGCTCGCCACCAAGGCGGCGCGGAAGTCGGccccggccaccggcggggtCAAGAAGCCGCACCGCTTCAGGCCCGGGACGGTGGCTCTGCGGGAGATACGCAAGTACCAGAAGAGCACGGAGCTGCTGATCCGGAAGCTGCCGTTCCAGCGGCTGGTGCGGGAGATCGCGCAGGACTTCAAGACGGACCTCCGGTTCCAGAGCAGCGCCGTCTCGGCGCTGCAGGAGGCTGCGGAGGCCTACCTGGTGGGGCTTTTCGAGGACACCAACCTGTGCGCCATCCACGCGAAGCGGGTCACCATCATGCCCAAGGACATCCAGCTCGCGAGGCGGATCCGGGGCGAGAGGGCTTGA
- the LOC104415854 gene encoding neurofilament heavy polypeptide, which yields MGACATKPKVSISDKAAVDAPAPAPEEVVAGAESETTVETGKVEEVVVAAEAEQSESVKEVVDVEGDNKPRSLSLLLDEDDQKAKAGSEVTSSETTKPLEPSSEPQPETEESGTKPPEPQEPAPAVAAVEKEKAAESSPALAKAPTEKKTEPAEAIAKEEAKE from the exons atgggAGCGTGCGCCACGAAGCCGAAGGTGTCGATCTCCGACAAGGCCGCCGTCGATGCTCCGGCTCCGGCACCAGAGGAGGTTGTGGCAGGAGCAGAGTCTGAGACCACGGTCGAGACAGGGAAAGTGGAAGAGGTGGTGGTCGCGGCTGAAGCAGAGCAGAGCGAGAGTGTAAAGGAGGTGGTCGATGTGGAAGGAGACAATAAACCCCGTTCTTTGAGTCTCTTGCTCGATGAG GACGATCAAAAGGCCAAAGCAGGAAGCGAAGTGACGTCCTCCGAGACGACAAAGCCACTGGAACCGTCGTCGGAACCCCAACCCGAAACAGAAGAATCGGGGACCAAGCCACCCGAACCGCAAGAACCGGCCCCTGCCGTTGCTGCCGTCGAGAAAGAGAAAGCAGCTGAATCTTCACCTGCTCTGGCGAAGGCGCCCACCGAGAAGAAAACCGAACCGGCCGAAGCGATCGCCAAGGAGGAAGCCAAAGAGTGA
- the LOC104417844 gene encoding LOW QUALITY PROTEIN: G-type lectin S-receptor-like serine/threonine-protein kinase LECRK1 (The sequence of the model RefSeq protein was modified relative to this genomic sequence to represent the inferred CDS: deleted 1 base in 1 codon), which produces MANSALRCKHFIRMVATLPFLLALAFIFFTPATAQRQINITLGASLAPNTTTFNSFWLSPSGAFAFGFYQEGDGYAVGVFLPRTPRKTIVWTANRDYPPVPRNSTLRFTSDGRLVLQSTEAQETFVAIPRETAVSASMLDTGNFVLYNSRRDVIWQTFDLPTDTLLAGQHLSPSQQLCSSASESDQSTGLFRLKMQKDGNLVQYPVATPETGEHAYWASGTAGVGDNVTLYLDNDGSLYLLNATGTYVNNITASRGPPKEGIVYLLRIDPDGILRLYLYNATQNVDLSKIWSLSDNKCMPKGLCGLNGFCAMNDQNLECKCLPGFGYVNPGNWTSGCERNFTADSCMRADAAPRYTIQPVSNTVWQDTAYADLTFSTNEECQKACLQDCNCEAVIYNAQSCKKMRLPLKYGRRDLNNANILSIKVGETGSNGNGANGFMPEGKKRPSRRAILFAIASSTAFALITLAVSGFVVYRYRVRLYEILPKEGSATMIENISPRSFTYEELKRVTKDFAEEIGRGAFGTVYKGTLLNSLEVVAVKKLEKVSSDVESEFQNEVKIIGRTHHRSLVQLLGYCLDGHDRLLVYKYMSNGSLADLLFTPEKQPCWDEKMGIARNIARGLLYLHEECETQIIHCDIKPQNILIDKCRRAKISDFGLSKLMKPDQTNTMTRIRGTRGYVAPEWHKNLPVTVKADVYSFGIVLLEIICCRRSVDWSLPDDEAVLEEWAYSCFQERELEKLVNDESTDRRQLERMVKVALWCILEEPSLRPSMRKVLLMLEGTVDIPIPPCPSSFLSAI; this is translated from the exons ATGGCTAATTCCGCCCTTCGTTGCAAGCACTTCATTCGTATGGTTGCTACGCTTCCCTTTCTTCTCGCACTCgcattcatcttcttcacaCCTGCAACTGCACAAAGACAGATCAACATAACCCTCGGTGCTTCTCTCGCACCCAACACCACCACCTTCAACTCCTTCTGGCTCTCGCCTTCCGGTGCCTTCGCGTTCGGGTTCTATCAG GAGGGCGACGGTTATGCGGTCGGGGTTTTCCTTCCACGAACTCCGCGTAAAACCATAGTCTGGACCGCTAACCGAGACTATCCTCCGGTCCCACGAAATTCCACCCTACGTTTCACCAGCGACGGGAGACTTGTCCTGCAGTCTACAGAAGCGCAAGAGACGTTTGTTGCCATTCCGAGGGAGACTGCGGTCTCAGCTTCTATGCTCGACACTGGCAATTTCGTTCTGTATAACTCAAGGCGGGACGTCATATGGCAGACTTTTGATTTGCCGACTGACACCCTCTTGGCAGGCCAGCATTTATCACCAAGCCAACAGTTGTGCTCGAGCGCTTCCGAGAGCGACCAATCGACTGGTTTGTTTCGCCTCAAAATGCAAAAGGATGGAAACCTCGTGCAGTATCCTGTAGCTACTCCAGAGACGGGCGAGCACGCTTACTGGGCATCTGGCACCGCCGGAGTCGGTGACAATGTGACACTATATCTCGATAATGACGGTTCTCTCTACTTGTTGAACGCAACAGGTACATATGTGAACAATATCACCGCAAGTAGAGGACCTCCAAAAGAAGGAATAGTCTACCTTTTGAGAATCGACCCAGATGGGATTTTGCGACTGTACTTGTACAACGCGACCCAGAATGTGgatttgtcaaaaatatggtCGCTTTCTGACAACAAATGTATGCCCAAGGGCTTATGCGGGCTCAACGGGTTTTGCGCCATGAATGATCAAAATCTCGAGTGCAAGTGTCTTCCAGGATTCGGATATGTGAACCCTGGGAACTGGACATCTGGGTGCGAGAGGAACTTCACTGCAGATAGCTGCATGAGAGCAGACGCAGCCCCTAGGTACACTATTCAACCGGTCTCTAACACTGTATGGCAGGATACTGCGTATGCTGATCTTACTTTTTCTACCAACGAAGAATGTCAAAAGGCATGCTTGCAGGATTGCAATTGCGAAGCAGTGATATACAATGCCCAATCCTGCAAAAAGATGAGGCTTCCTTTGAAATATGGCAGGAGAGACCTCAATAATGCAAACATACTCTCCATCAAGGTAGGGGAGACTGGATCTAATGGGAATGGAGCGAATGGCTTCATGccggagggaaagaaaaggccTTCTCGGAGAGCCATTCTATTTGCAATTGCATCATCTACTGCTTTCGCATTAATCACACTGGCAGTGTCAGGATTTGTTGTTTACAGGTATCGCGTTCGGCTATATGAAATACTTCCCAAGGAGGGAAGCGCTACAATGATAGAGAATATTTCGCCGAGATCATTTACTTATGAAGAGCTGAAGAGGGTAACCAAAGATTTCGCCGAAGAGATTGGTAGGGGAGCATTCGGAACAGTGTATAAAGGCACACTGTTGAATAGCCTCGAGGTTGTTGCAGTTAAGAAACTAGAGAAGGTCTCATCGGATGTTGAAAGCGAATTCCAAAACGAGGTGAAAATTATCGGGAGGACTCATCACCGGAGCCTCGTCCAATTGCTTGGTTATTGTCTTGACGGACACGACAGGCTTTTGGTGTACAAGTACATGAGCAACGGGTCGCTTGCGGATCTGCTCTTCACGCCTGAGAAACAACCTTGCTGGGATGAAAAaatgggaattgctcgaaacaTAGCCAGAGGCCTCCTCTATCTCCATGAAGAGTGTGAAACCCAGATCATTCACTGCGATATCAAGCCACAGAACATACTAATCGACAAATGTAGGCGAGCAAAAATATCCGATTTTGGGTTATCAAAGCTGATGAAGCCAGATCAAACCAACACCATGACAAGGATTAGAGGAACGAGGGGTTACGTTGCACCGGAGTGGCACAAGAATTTGCCAGTGACGGTGAAAGCAGATGTTTACAGCTTTGGCATCGTGTTGCTGGAGATCATCTGCTGCCGAAGAAGTGTGGATTGGAGCCTTCCTGATGATGAAGCCGTGCTCGAAGAATGGGCCTACAGCTGTTTCCAGGAGCGCGAGCTAGAGAAACTAGTCAATGATGAATCGACCGACAGAAGACAGTTGGAGAGAATGGTGAAAGTGGCTCTTTGGTGCATCCTTGAAGAGCCATCGCTCCGTCCTTCGATGAGGAAGGTGCTTCTGATGCTGGAAGGCACGGTGGACATCCCCATACCTCCTTGTCCTTCTTCCTTCCTCAGTGCTATATAG
- the LOC104415856 gene encoding probable pectinesterase 8: MGSKKTSLAVLIAVLAVFSSTNFMVPVLLSSLRDLSLDAELFTCLSSGLSPLFGWHLGRHHHRHRHKHPHDSQRTVSICDNFPPDIPPPETNTTVTLCVDRNGCCNFTTVQAAVDAAGNFSQKRTVIWINSGIYYEKVTILRTRPNITFQGQGYLSTAIAWNGTASSSGGTFYSGSVQVFSNNFMARNISFMNIAPIPNPGDVGAQAVAIRISGDQASFWGCGFFGAQDTLHDDRGRHYFRDCYIQGSIDFIFGDARSLYENCQLISIAAPVPPGQKVINGAVTAHGRASKDENTGFAFMNASIGGTGRIWLGRAWRPFSRVVFAFTTMTDIIAPEGWNDFNDATRDQTIFYGEYNCSGAGANMSLRAPYVQRLNDTQALPFLNISFIDGDQWL; the protein is encoded by the exons ATGGGGTCCAAAAAGACAAGCCTTGCCGTCCTTATTGCTGTTCTTGCCGTCTTTTCTTCCACCAATTTCATGGTCCCGGTCTTGCTCTCTTCCCTTAGGGATCTTTCCCTTGATGCAGAGCTCTTTACCTGTCTGTCGAGTGGTCTTTCGCCCCTTTTCGGGTGGCACCTCGGTCGCCATCACCACCGGCACCGCCACAAGCACCCTCATGATAGCCAGAGGACGGTCTCCATCTGCGACAATTTCCCACCCGACATACCCCCTCCGGAGACTAACACGACGGTGACCCTCTGCGTGGACCGGAACGGGTGCTGCAACTTCACCACGGTTCAAGCGGCTGTGGATGCGGCCGGCAACTTCAGTCAGAAAAGGACCGTGATCTGGATCAACAGCGGCATTTACTA CGAGAAGGTGACCATCCTGAGGACGAGGCCGAACATTACGTTTCAAGGACAAGGATACTTATCAACTGCAATCGCCTGGAACGGCACGGCTAGTTCTTCTGGCGGAACGTTCTATAGCGGCTCTGTGCAAGTCTTCTCGAACAATTTCATGGCGAGGAACATTAGCTTCATG AATATTGCTCCAATCCCGAACCCTGGAGATGTCGGCGCGCAAGCGGTGGCAATTAGAATCTCGGGCGACCAAGCCTCCTTTTGGGGTTGCGGGTTCTTCGGAGCCCAAGACACGCTCCACGACGATAGGGGCCGCCATTACTTCCGGGATTGCTATATCCAAGGTTCTATCGACTTCATCTTTGGCGACGCCAGGTCTCTGTACGAG AACTGCCAACTGATTTCCATTGCGGCTCCAGTGCCTCCGGGGCAGAAGGTGATCAACGGGGCGGTCACGGCGCACGGCCGAGCCTCCAAGGATGAGAACACGGGCTTTGCATTCATGAACGCCAGCATTGGGGGCACGGGGAGAATATGGCTTGGCCGGGCATGGAGGCCGTTCTCTCGGGTTGTCTTTGCGTTCACGACCATGACCGACATCATCGCGCCCGAGGGCTGGAACGACTTCAATGATGCCACTCGAGACCA GACGATATTCTATGGAGAATATAATTGCTCAGGAGCAGGAGCTAACATGAGCTTGAGAGCACCATATGTTCAGAGACTAAACGATACTCAAGCTTTACCTTTTCTCAACATCTCCTTCATCGACGGGGATCAATGGCTGTGA